GGCGCGCTCGGCCTCGGCGGGAGCGCCGGAGGCGACGACGAGGAGCGACGGGCGGCGGAGGCGCTCGTCTCGGAGTACGCCGACCGGCTACAGGGACGCCTCGAAGAACAGGGAAAGTGGGAGTCGACCTGTCGGGCCGTGGCCGATCAGAACTCGTCGCCCGCGTGATGGAGGCTCATCTCGCCGGCCTCGTAGATGTTGATGAGTTCGTTGACGAGTTCGTCGTAGGACTCGTCCTCCTCGCGGAGGGCGTTCAGACGCTCGATCGTCTCCTCGCTGAGGTCGACTTCCGTCATGTGCCCCCCTTCGCCGCCCGCCGTTGTAAGTGTTGGCCGTCCGCGTTCGGACCGACGAACCAGTAGGCATTTGACCGCCCGCCCGCGAAGGACAGCCAGTTTGGACAATGGGCGAGGACCGGAATCGGGCCAGTTTCGTCGAGTACGGTATCGAGGACAGACCGCCGCTGTTCGAGTCGGTCCTGTTGGGACTCCAGCACTATCTGACGATGGTCGGGGCGAACATCGCCGTCCCCCTGATCCTCGCGGGCGCGATGGGGATGCCCGCCGACGTCACCGCCCGGTTCGTCGGGACGTTCTTCGTCGTCAGCGGGGTGGCGACGCTCGCCCAGACCACCCTCGGGAACCGCTATCCCATCGTGCAGGGCGCGCCCTTCTCGATGCTCGCGCCCGCGCTGGCGATCATCGCCGTCGTCGGGACGATTCCGGGAGAGCCGGGGTGGCAGACCGACCTCGTCTACCTCCAGGGGGCGATTATCGTCGCCGCGTTCGTCCAGATTTTTATCGGGTATTTCGGACTGATCGGTCGCCTCCGGCGCTTTCTCTCCCCCGTCGTGATCGCCCCCACCATCGCGCTGATCGGGCTGGCGCTGTTCGACGCCCCACAGATCACCGCCGCGAACCAGGACTGGCTCCTCTTGGGCCTCACTGTGGGATTGATCGTCCTCTTCTCGCAGTACCTCAAAACGCGAAGCCGTGCCTTTCAGCTGTTCCCGGTCATCCTCGGGATCGCCATCGCGTGGGTGCTCGCCGCCGTCCTCTCGGTCGCGGGGTTCTACACCCCCGACTCGCCGGGCTACGTCGCGCTCGGGCAGGTCGCCGCCGCGCCCGCGTTGATGCCGATCTACCCCTTCCAGTGGGGCCTCCCCCGCTTCGAACTCGCGCTCGCGATCGGCATGGTCGCGGGCGTGCTCGCCTCGATCGTCGAGAGCTTCGGGGACTACCAGGCGGTCGCGCGACTGACCGGCGCGGGCGCGCCCAGCGAGAAGCGCATCAACCACGGGATCGGCATGGAGGGGCTGATGAACGTCTTCTCGGGGGTCATGGGAACCGGCGGATCGACCTCCTACTCGGAGAACATCGGCGCGATCGGCCTCACCGGGGTCGCCTCCCGCTACGTCGTGCAGGTCGGTGCGGCGATCATGCTCGTGGTCGGGTTCGTGGGGTATTTCGGCCAACTCGTCGCGACCATTCCGGACCCCATCGTCGGCGGCCTGTTCGTCGCGATGTTCGGCCAGATCGTCGCCGTCGGCATCAGCACGCTGAAACACGTCGACCTCGACTCTCAGAGAAACGTCTTCGTCGTCGGTTTCGCGCTGTTCGTCGGCCTCGCGATCCCCCAGTACATGGCCAACTTCGAGAGCGCCGCGGCCTTCCGCGAACTCGCCGCCGGCGTCTCACCCCTGCTCGGTTCGCCGCTCGTGGCCGACACCGTCTTCGTC
The DNA window shown above is from Halalkalicoccus sp. NIPERK01 and carries:
- a CDS encoding uracil-xanthine permease family protein; the protein is MGEDRNRASFVEYGIEDRPPLFESVLLGLQHYLTMVGANIAVPLILAGAMGMPADVTARFVGTFFVVSGVATLAQTTLGNRYPIVQGAPFSMLAPALAIIAVVGTIPGEPGWQTDLVYLQGAIIVAAFVQIFIGYFGLIGRLRRFLSPVVIAPTIALIGLALFDAPQITAANQDWLLLGLTVGLIVLFSQYLKTRSRAFQLFPVILGIAIAWVLAAVLSVAGFYTPDSPGYVALGQVAAAPALMPIYPFQWGLPRFELALAIGMVAGVLASIVESFGDYQAVARLTGAGAPSEKRINHGIGMEGLMNVFSGVMGTGGSTSYSENIGAIGLTGVASRYVVQVGAAIMLVVGFVGYFGQLVATIPDPIVGGLFVAMFGQIVAVGISTLKHVDLDSQRNVFVVGFALFVGLAIPQYMANFESAAAFRELAAGVSPLLGSPLVADTVFVIGGTGMAVGGLVALVLDNTIPGTRRERGLEQWDERTEDDSEFHSAWERFRETAD